In the Oryzias latipes chromosome 9, ASM223467v1 genome, one interval contains:
- the LOC101158202 gene encoding LHFPL tetraspan subfamily member 2 protein, with protein sequence MCHVIVTCRSMLWTLLSIVVAFSELITFMSPDWLLGPPHSDSEVNGAGVDSGEYRPSLGLYSRCLRVVGVSCGPYAGTFGEVASGFWQAAMLFLAAGTLVLGLVACISIFSLCFQSILKKSIFNICGLLQAIAGLLLMVGLMLYPAGWGSPKVIGYCGAEAAPFKPANCSLGWAFYAAIGGTLATFLCAVLSAQAEIATSSDKVQEEIEEGKSLICLF encoded by the exons ATGTGTCATGTCATTGTGACGTGCCGCTCCATGCTGTGGACTCTGCTCAGTATTGTGGTGGCCTTCTCTGAACTCATCACCTTCATGAGCCCCGATTGGCTGCTGGGACCTCCTCATTCAGACTCTGAAGTGAACGGGGCCGGAGTGGACTCCGGGGAATACAGACCGTCGCTTGGCCTCTACAGCCGCTGCCTTCGCGTCGTCGGGGTGAGCTGTGGACCTTACGCTGGGACTTTTGGGGAAGTTGCCAGTGGATTCTGGCAGGCTGCCATGTTGTTTCTGGCAGCAGGGACGCTTGTGCTGGGGCTCGTGGCCTGCATCTCCATCTTCAGCCTGTGTTTTCAGAGCATTTTGAAGAAGAGCATATTTAACATCTGCGGACTGCTCCAGGCTATTGCAG GTCTGTTGCTGATGGTGGGCCTCATGTTGTACCCTGCTGGCTGGGGATCACCAAAGGTGATTGGTTACTGTGGCGCTGAAGCTGCACCCTTCAAGCCCGCTAACTGCTCCCTTGGCTGGGCTTTCTACGCCGCGATAGGAGGAACACTGGCTACCTTTCTGTGTGCCGTCCTGTCTGCACAGGCTGAGATCGCCACCTCCAGTGATAAGGTTCAGGAAGAGATTGAGGAGGGCAAAAGTCTGATCTGCCTGTTCTGA